Proteins co-encoded in one Fusarium musae strain F31 chromosome 3, whole genome shotgun sequence genomic window:
- a CDS encoding hypothetical protein (EggNog:ENOG41): MTVLGDIFTEVTFTRVLLFGSLFLLVSFIVDLLTQPRYPSEIPVLGHSSEKWFSRIRNSLAYFTQHQAWIGEGYEKYGKNGLPFIAPAPISRPPDVILPRSQIAWMMDQPDRILSASHAHDKILYTEYNFLGKDLAAEPFANRVMHKYLARNLSSAIPAVEDEVNGAVEHALETMMKAAAEKDPKNVDSEGYTKVNLWDLWLAIVPRVTNRLLVGNPACQNPDILKPMVSFTDNVVMNSFLLHGFPQVLHPIIGRLITIPNYLHWRKASRVLLPIIEQRLKDMQRQEAGDPEMKNYTPPEDFITWDIRLAMAEKKPFELNPIVISKRLLPINFAAIHTTVLTGQSWMLDFLSSPPSVLETLRNEILEHKPSVGHWTKQALSSLVRVDSSIRESQRLSNFAANLIERQVIAPEGLHHPDYGWTLPRGAFVTVNLQGTHHDDEIYEDAMSYDPWRYSRVREEWEAKPAEEKQEREDEAKKIRGLGMVTTSDAHLAFGHGRHACPGRFFVAHELKLIMAAFLLNYDIKALEKRPKPQWMGATIIPPLDACIEIRRKKST; the protein is encoded by the exons atgacTGTCCTGGGCGACATATTCACCGAAGTCACCTTCACTCGCGTCTTGCTCTTCGGCTCTCTCTTCTTGCTCGTATCATTCATTGTCGATCTGCTCACTCAACCGCGTTATCCTTCTGAGATCCCCGTTCTTGGTCACAGTTCAGAGAAATGGTTCTCTAGAATCAGGAATAGTCTCGCCTACTTCACCCAACACCAAGCCTGGATTGGCGAAGGCTACGAAAAG TATGGCAAGAATGGCCTTCCATTCATTGCTCCAGCGCCCATATCGCGACCTCCAGACGTCATCCTTCCCCGTTCACAAATCGCCTGGATGATGGACCAACCCGATCGAATCCTCTCAGCATCCCACGCCCACGACAAGATCCTCTACACGGAGTATAACTTCCTCGGAAAAGATCTCGCCGCGGAGCCCTTTGCGAATCGCGTCATGCACAAGTATCTCGCCCGTAACTTGTCATCAGCGATACCAGCGGTCGAGGACGAAGTCAACGGTGCTGTTGAGCATGCGCTTGAGACCATGATGAAAGCAGCTGCTGAGAAAGACCCCAAAAATGTTGACAGTGAAGGCTATACAAAGGTCAATCTCTGGGACCTTTGGCTTGCGATCGTCCCGCGCGTCACAAACCGTCTTCTCGTTGGCAACCCGGCATGTCAAAACCCTGACATCTTAAAGCCGATGGTGAGCTTCACTGACAACGTTGTAATGAACAGCTTCTTGCTACATGGCTTCCCTCAAGTTCTCCACCCGATTATTGGCCGTTTGATCACTATTCCAAACTATCTTCATTGGCGCAAAGCATCTCGTGTCTTACTGCCAATCATTGAACAGCGCTTGAAAGATATGCAGCGCCAGGAGGCTGGCGATCCTGAGATGAAGAACTACACACCCCCAGAGGACTTTATAACTTGGGATATTCGTCTTGCGATggcggagaagaagccctTTGAGCTCAATCCCATCGTAATTTCCAAGCGGCTCTTGCCAATCAACTTTGCTGCTATCCACACAACAGTCTTGACAGGCCAGTCTTGGATGCTGGATTTTCTGTCGTCTCCACCATCTGTTCTTGAAACACTGCGCAACGAGATCCTCGAACACAAGCCTTCTGTAGGCCACTGGACGAAGCAGGCCCTTTCTTCTCTCGTACGCGTCGACTCATCCATCCGCGAATCCCAGCGTCTAAGTAACTTTGCCGCCAACCTCATCGAGCGACAAGTTATTGCACCAGAAGGTCTACATCACCCTGACTACGGGTGGACTTTGCCGCGCGGGGCATTCGTAACGGTCAACTTGCAGGGAACGCACCACGATGATGAAATTTATGAGGACGCCATGAGTTATGATCCCTGGCGATACTCACGCGTCCGTGAAGAATGGGAAGCAAAGccggctgaggagaagcaagaaAGGGAGGACGAGGCTAAGAAGATCAGAGGATTAGGAATGGTGACAACTAGTGATGCTCACTTGGCGTTTGGGCACGGTCGACATGCCTG TCCTGGTAGGTTCTTTGTTGCTcatgagctcaagctcatcatggctgcatTCCTTCTCAACTACGACATCAAGGCACTCGAGAAGCGACCAAAGCCCCAATGGATGGGCGCCACTATCATTCCTCCCCTGGACGCGTGCATCGAAATTCGACGAAAGAAATCAACATGA
- the MAK5 gene encoding ATP-dependent RNA helicase, which yields MVPSSKKRKLPTATGPASKRSKNISKKKSSGKESRRAVDATALAWSSVGEDFGGLEVIEGVDVVKDGSKVQFLVAGDKSNIIDPQQEVLDGDESFEGFGDDPVEVGDINPGEAGSGQGGLESEKPQGKNKGKAGQGKAEQEKTKKNKHKNKLDGKNSGAEKEDEQLDKASKVVQKSSACGGNTFGALANANDYADQEDVDMAAWVPLNLSPQILSAIAKLKFTKPTLIQEKTIPEILAGDDVIGKAQTGSGKTLAFGIPMVERWLELQDQGVKRTGPMAVVLSPTRELAKQLGDHLKALCDGLPSAPYVCVVTGGLSIQKQQRQLEKADIVIGTPGRLWEVLSGDRALQSKFAKIKFLVVDEADRLFKVGQFKEAEDIIGALDGKSPGDDAESSDEDEEEDEEDESSARQTLVFSATFDKDLQTKLAGKGKSTGTDEEKMAYLMKCLKFRGEPKFIDVNPVSQMAQGLKEGLIECGAMEKDLYLYTVLLLNPGRRTLVFTNSISAVRRLTPLLSNLNLTALPLHSQMAQKARLRSLERFTAARNSILIATDVAARGLDIKQVDQVLHYHVPRSADTYIHRSGRTARGESSGVSVILCSPDEVLPTRRLASKVHTERSSGAKREHFIQTLLIDRKMASRLKPRVDLAKKIADTVLAKEKAHSDDTWLRNAADELGVEYDSEDLEAVNASGGKGGRGGGRRRKEQAAKSLSKAEMGALKAQLREELSRRVNLGVSERYITGGRVDVGALLREGKNGGIFLGNTDGLGFDL from the exons CCGGCGACAAGAGCAACATAATCGATCCTCAACAAGAAGTTCTCGATGGGGACGAATCTTTTGAAGGGTTTGGCGACGACCCTGTGGAGGTCGGGGATATCAATCCCGGCGAAGCTGGCAGTGGTCAAGGTGGCTTGGAGAGCGAGAAGCCTCAAGGGAAGAATAAGGGCAAGGCTGGGCAAGGGAAAGCAGAACAAgaaaagaccaagaagaacaaacaCAAAAACAAATTGGATGGGAAGAACAGTGGCGCCGAAAAAGAAGACGAGCAGTTGGACAAGGCCTCGAAAGTCGTACAAAAGTCCTCTGCATGCGGGGGCAACACGTTCGGCGCGTTGGCCAATGCAAACGACTACGCAGACCAAGAAGACGTCGACATGGCGGCCTGGGTTCCTCTGAACCTATCACCTCAGATCCTCTCAGCCATCGCGAAACTCAAGTTTACCAAGCCGACTTTGATTCAGGAGAAGACGATTCCCGAGATTCTGGCTGGCGATGACGTTATTGGCAAGGCACAGACAGGTTCAGGAAAGACATTAGCTTTCGGTATTCCCATGGTTGAGCGCTGGCTGGAGCTGCAAGATCAGGGTGTCAAGAGAACTGGTCCTATGGCTGTGGTGCTTTCTCCTACGCGAGAATTGGCTAAGCAATTGGGTGATCATCTCAAGGCACTCTGTGACGGTCTTCCCAGCGCGCCGTACGTGTGTGTTGTGACAGGTGGCCTCAGTatccagaagcagcagcgaCAGTTGGAGAAGGCTGATATTGTTATCGGCACACCGGGTCGCTTATGGGAGGTTCTCAGCGGCGATAGGGCTTTGCAAAGCAAATtcgccaagatcaagttccTTGTTGTCGACGAAGCCGATCGGCTCTTTAAAGTTGGCCAGttcaaggaggctgaggataTCATTGGTGCTCTAGATGGAAAAAGCCCGGGCGACGATGCAGAGAGCTcagatgaggacgaggaggaagatgaagaggatgagagtAGTGCACGACAGACATTGgtcttctcagcaacttTCGACAAGGACCTTCAGACCAAATTGGCTGGAAAGGGAAAATCTACAGGaaccgatgaggagaagatggcttATCTGATGAAGTGCTTGAAATTCAGGGGTGAGCCTAAATTCATCGATGTCAACCCCGTAAGCCAGATGGCTCAAGGGTTGAAGGAAGGACTTATTGAGTGTGGTGCTATGGAAAAG GATCTTTATCTATACACcgttctcctcctcaaccctGGTCGCCGTACTCTCGTCTTCACTAACTCTATCTCTGCTGTTCGCCGCCTAACACCCCTTCTCTCGAATCTTAACCTCACAGCGCTGCCCCTGCACTCCCAAATGGCACAAAAGGCGCGCCTTCGTTCACTTGAGCGTTTCACTGCTGCTCGCAATTCTATTCTCATTGCTACTGATGTTGCCGCTCGTGGTCTGGATATTAAGCAGGTTGACCAAGTTCTGCACTACCATGTCCCCCGATCTGCGGATACTTACATCCACCGGTCTGGTCGTACAGCTCGTGGCGAGTCTAGTGGCGTGAGTGTGATCCTGTGCTCACCTGACGAAGTCCTTCCTACACGCCGCCTTGCAAGCAAAGTTCACACTGAGCGTAGCTCGGGTGCAAAGAGAGAGCACTTTATTCAGACTCTCCTTATTGATCGGAAGATGGCATCGCGTCTCAAACCCCGCGTGGACCTGGCTAAGAAGATCGCCGATACTGTACTagccaaggagaaggctcACAGCGACGATACATGGCTGCGAAATGCAGCTGATGAACTTGGAGTAGAATACGACTCTGAAGATCTCGAGGCTGTCAACGCAAGCGGTGGCAAGGGTGGTCGAGGTGGTGGACGAAGGAGAAAGGAGCAGGCAGCCAAGAGCCTGTCTAAGGCCGAAATGGGCGCTTTGAAGGCTCAACTGAGAGAGGAGTTGAGCAGACGAGTGAACCTGGGTGTTAGTGAGAGATATATCACAGGCGGAAGAGTGGATGTTGGTGCTCTTTTGAGAGAAGGGAAGAACGGGGGTATTTTCCTTGGAAACACAGATGGATTGGGGTTTGACTTGTAG
- a CDS encoding hypothetical protein (EggNog:ENOG41), whose protein sequence is MPSLTSPESPFTPKVQAKLLASREKASRDFRSDVVTVPVEEMMTSILEASVNDDIYDPEGDPSVKALEARLVELTGMEAALWAVSGTQGNQICLRTHLTQPPHSVLLDRRAHVHCWESGALPVISQASVTTVQAKNGVHLTLEDVKKNIIADGNIHFPPTRVVSLENTLSGTILPLADAQAISDYVRSFPVPEGQKPIAMHLDGARVFDGVIGEGVDLKAYAACFDSISICLAKGIGAPMGSVILGKKPFIERAKWFRKMLGGGTRQPGMMAAAALSALEYSIPRFPSVHAMTKDAAARLEAVGYMFTLPVQTNMILLDLEAAEIPPAAFVEYCAKEDISVFPMARLVFHHQTSEGAVDKLVTALTRLMEDKRNGVTLNDGEAHGGYS, encoded by the exons ATGCCTTCCCTAACGAGCCCCGAATCCCCATTCACCCCAAAAGTCCAAGCCAAGTTGCTTGCCAGCCGGGAGAAAGCCTCTCGTGACTTCCGCTCAGATGTCGTTACCGTCCCCGTCGAAGAGATGATGACATCTATTCTCGAGGCTTCGGTAAACGACGATATCTATGATCCGGAAGGCGACCCTTCTGTCAAGGCTCTCGAGGCTCGACTTGTCGAATTGACGGGCATGGAGGCTGCTCTATGGGCTGTTTCTGGTACTCAGGGGAACCAAATTTGTTTGAGAACGCATCTTACCCAGCCGCCGCATAGTGTGCTGTTGGATCGCAGGGCGCATGTGCATTGTTGGGAGAGTGGTGCTCTGCCGGTGATTTCGCAGGCGAGTGTCACGACGGTTCAGGCAAAGAACGGAGTGCATCTGACGTTGGAGGATGTTAAGAAGAACATTATCGCTGATGGGAATA TTCACTTCCCACCTACGAGGGTCGTATCTCTTGAGAATACACTCTCCGGCACTATTCTACCCCTAGCTGATGCTCAAGCCATCTCTGACTACGTCCGTTCGTTCCCTGTACCGGAAGGCCAGAAGCCCATTGCCATGCATCTCGACGGAGCTCGTGTCTTTGACGGCGTCATCGGAGAAGGCGTTGATCTCAAGGCCTACGCAGCCTGCTTTGACAGTATATCCATCTGTCTAGCTAAAGGCATCGGTGCTCCAATGGGCAGCGTCATTCTCGGCAAGAAGCCTTTTATTGAGCGGGCAAAGTGGTTCAGAAAAATGCTAGGGGGAGGCACTCGACAGCCGGGCATGATGGCCGCGGCAGCTCTATCTGCGCTCGAGTACAGCATCCCGAGGTTTCCGTCTGTGCACGCCATGACGAAGGATGCTGCTGCGAGACTCGAAGCAGTGGGATACATGTTCACACTTCCTGTTCAGACCAACATGATTCTGCTGGACTTGGAAGCAGCAGAGATTCCACCCGCGGCATTCGTTGAGTATTGCGCAAAGGAGGATATTTCGGTCTTCCCCATGGCCAGACTCGTGTTTCATCATCAGACGTCTGAGGGGGCTGTTGATAAGTTGGTGACGGCGCTGACGAGGTTGATGGAGGACAAGCGCAACGGGGTGACTCTGAATGACGGGGAGGCCCACGGAGGGTACAGCTAG